From the Silurus meridionalis isolate SWU-2019-XX chromosome 5, ASM1480568v1, whole genome shotgun sequence genome, one window contains:
- the polr2g gene encoding DNA-directed RNA polymerase II subunit RPB7: protein MFYHISLEHEILLHPRYFGPNLLNTVKQKLFTEVEGTCTGKYGFVIAVTTIDNIGAGVIQPGRGFVLYPVKYKAIVFRPFKGEVVDAVVTQVNKVGLFTEIGPMSCFISRHSIPSEMEFDPNSNPPCYKTVDEDIVIQQDDEIRLKIVGTRVDKNDIFAIGSLMDDYLGLVS, encoded by the exons ATGTTTTACCAT ATTTCTCTGGAACATGAGATTCTCCTCCATCCTCGATATTTTGGTCCAAATCTGTTAAACACAGTCAAACAGAAGCTGTTTACAGAGGTGGAAGGCACATGCACTGGAAA atatGGTTTTGTCATTGCAGTGACAACAATTGATAACATCGGGGCAGGTGTCATTCAGCCCGGCAGGGGTTTCGTGTTGTACCCTGTCAAGTACAAGGCCATTGTGTTTCGGCCCTTTAAAGGGGAGGTTGTGGATGCAGTGGTCACTCAGGTTAACAAG GTTGGACTGTTTACAGAAATTGGCCCAATGTCCTGCTTTATTTCACGCCAT TCTATACCCTCTGAAATGGAATTTGACCCGAACTCTAATCCTCCCTGCTACAAGACTGTGGATGAG GACATTGTAATCCAACAAGATGATGAAATTCGATTGAAGATTGTTGGTACTCGAGTAGACAAGAATGATATT tttgccaTTGGATCCCTTATGGATGATTACCTTG GTCTTGTTAGTTGA
- the eef1g gene encoding elongation factor 1-gamma: MAAGTLYTYPENWRAFKAQIAAQYSGARLKVASSPPAFTFGQTNRSPAFLSNFPLGKVPAYQGDDGFCLFESNAIAHYLSNDALRGSTPQARAQVLQWVSFADSEIIPPASAWVFPTLGIMQFNKQATEQAKEEVKRVLAVLNQHLNTCTFLVGERVSLADITVVCSLLWLYKQVLEPAFRQPYPNVNRWFVTCINQPQFKAVLGEVKLCEKMAQFDAKKFAENQPKKETPLKKEKAGKEAGKQQPQQQQEKKEKEKKKEEKKPAPPAEEMDECEAALASEPKTKDPFAHLPKSSFVLDEFKRKYSNEDTLTVAIPHFWENFDREGYSIWYSEYRFPEELTMTFMSCNLITGMFQRLDKLRKNAFASVILFGMNNSSSISGIWVFRGQDLAFTLSEDWQIDYESYSWRKLDVDSDECKTMVKEYFAWEGEFKHVGKPFSQGKIFK; the protein is encoded by the exons ATGGCGGCAGGG ACACTCTACACATACCCTGAGAACTGGAGGGCTTTTAAGGCCCAGATTGCAGCCCAGTACAGTGGGGCTCGCCTGAAGGTGGCAAGCTCCCCCCCTGCCTTCACCTTTGGGCAGACGAACCGCTCCCCTGCCTTCCTCAGCAACTTTCCTTTGGGCAAG gtTCCAGCTTACCAGGGTGATGATGGGTTCTGTCTGTTTGAGAGCAATGCCATTGCTCATTACT TGAGCAATGATGCCCTCCGTGGCAGCACTCCTCAAGCCCGTGCCCAGGTGCTCCAGTGGGTCAGCTTTGCTGATTCTGAGATCATCCCTCCAGCCAGTGCTTGGGTCTTCCCAACCCTGGGCATCATGCAATTCAACAAGCAG GCTACAGAacaggccaaagaggaggtgaAGCGTGTGCTTGCTGTTTTGAACCAGCACTTAAACACATGCACTTTCCTGGTTGGCGAGAGAGTCAGTCTGGCGGATATCACTGTGGTGTGCTCTCTGCTCTGGCTCTACAAGCAG GTTCTTGAGCCTGCTTTCCGTCAGCCCTACCCCAATGTCAATCGCTGGTTTGTGACCTGCATCAACCAGCCTCAGTTTAAAGCGGTTCTCGGAGAGGTCAAGCTCTGTGAGAAAATGGCTCAGTTTGATG CCAAGAAGTTTGCTGAGAACCAGCCCAAGAAGGAGACTCCTTTGAAGAAGGAGAAAGCTGGAAAGGAGGCTGGTAAGCAGCAGCCCCAGCAACAgcaggagaaaaaggaaaaggagaagaaaaaggaggagaagaagccAGCCCCACCAGCTGAGGAGATGGACGAGTGTGAAGCTGCACTTGCTTCTGAACCAAAAACCAAGGACCCATTTGCTCACCTTCCAAAGAG CTCATTTGTGTTGGATGAGTTCAAGAGGAAGTACTCTAATGAGGACACACTGACTGTGGCTATCCCTCACTTCTGGGAAAACTTTGACCGTGAGGGCTACTCTATCTGGTATTCTGAATATCGTTTCCCAGAGGAGCTGACCATGACCTTTATGAGCTGCAACCTTATCACAG gAATGTTCCAGCGTCTCGATAAACTGCGCAAAAACGCTTTTGCTAGCGTCATCCTTTTTGGCATGAACAACAGCAGCTCTATCTCTGGCATTTGGGTTTTTAGAGGCCAGGATCTAGCTTTCACT CTGTCTGAAGACTGGCAGATTGACTACGAATCCTATAGCTGGCGTAAGCTGGATGTGGACAGCGATGAGTGCAAGACCATGGTGAAGGAATACTTTGCATGGGAAGGTGAATTCAAGCATGTAGGCAAACCTTTCAGTCAGGGCAAGATCTTCAAGTGA
- the neurog1 gene encoding neurogenin-1, whose translation MCTAMESAFSDIDSSSCDYSFPHTDDEDSRGSMHAASPGSSLASPLNSPQDAGELQQKKKRRGRVRSEAAVHVVKKNRRMKANDRERNRMHNLNDALDALRGVLPAFPDDTKLTKIETLRFAHNYIWALSETIRIADQRGNKARDSVPAVSCMTEVPSPGSDACSWASSASSSGSSPSYNSSSPSSPEAMDDYGFLQADVVYCYHSYPGVY comes from the coding sequence ATGTGCACAGCAATGGAGAGTGCGTTCTCCGATATAGACAGCTCCAGCTGTGACTATTCCTTTCCTCACACGGATGATGAGGATTCCCGCGGCAGCATGCACGCCGCCTCGCCCGGGTCCTCGCTAGCATCGCCGCTAAACAGCCCACAGGACGCCGGCGAGCTGCAGCAGAAGAAGAAGCGCAGAGGTCGCGTGCGGAGCGAAGCTGCCGTTCACGTGGTAAAGAAGAACCGCAGAATGAAAGCCAACGACCGCGAGAGGAACCGCATGCACAACCTGAACGACGCACTAGACGCGCTGCGGGGGGTCCTGCCTGCATTCCCCGATGACACCAAGCTCACCAAAATCGAGACTTTGCGCTTTGCGCACAACTACATCTGGGCGCTGTCTGAGACCATCCGCATCGCGGACCAGCGCGGAAACAAAGCCAGAGACTCTGTCCCGGCAGTGAGCTGCATGACTGAAGTACCGAGTCCGGGGAGCGATGCGTGTTCATGGGCATCAAGCGCCTCCTCTTCAGGCTCCTCTCCATCCTATAACTCATCGAGCCCCAGCAGCCCGGAAGCTATGGACGATTACGGATTTTTGCAAGCAGACGTCGTTTACTGCTATCACAGCTACCCTGGCGTTTATTAA